In the Populus trichocarpa isolate Nisqually-1 chromosome 1, P.trichocarpa_v4.1, whole genome shotgun sequence genome, TGTAcgtaaaataatatcaacataAGTGAGAAAGTGTAGAGTTTTAGACCTTGTATTCTTCTTATtctgagagttttttttttatcacttaattaacaagtaaataaatatttcaccTGGCCAGTTAACACGAGCATCTTCCATAAACCCAATATTTTTATAGTCAACATCCTCAACATTCTGAGCATAGTATGTAGTGTAGTAATTGACCCCAATAAAGTCATAAGATCCTCTCAGCATCTTGGATTCCTCCTCACTGAATCTAGGCAATCTTCCTCCAACGTAGTCGTGCATATTCTGTGGATAGTCACCTTTAGTTAGAGGATCCATGTACCTGCCAAAAACATAGAATTTAAGATCCTGGTTTCTTCTCCATAGAATTTAAGAATCCAAATTAATTActgtttgaaattattatattatccaAATCAGCTAGCAAAATGCTTACCATCCAAGCATAAAATCAAGGCTTCGTTCAGTTGCCATCCGATCACTTTCACTAGTTGAGTAAGGTTCAAACCAATGAGAAACGAGGGTTATCCCAATTTTACCTCCTTGACACGTCTGAAGAGATTTTGTCAATGATAAAATTAGCACAGTCACACAGGAAACTTTGGTGAAATATGTTATGAAACGAACcacaaattaattatagctTTAGCTTGTGCAAACCTGATACTTTTCCTTGTATACTTTCACAGCCGTTGCATGAGCAAGCAATAGATGATGGGTTACAATGTAAACTTCGGTGGCGCCAGAGATTTTGGGTTGGCCTGGATAATTCTCCAAAGTTGAAATTCTGCCGGGTGCCAATGTGCCCGTGTCATAGCCATTGACGCTAAACATAAAAGGCTCATTTAAAGTGATCCAGTGCTTCACTCGGTCTCCAAATCTTTGGAAGCAAAGCTCCACGAAGTCTCGGAAATCGATTCTATAtgagttttgaaattattagattcaAGCATGGAGGATTTAAATTAAAGTGAGATGTTtatataatatgaatataattacttacaaaataTTAGGGCTCAATAAACCACCATATTTGTCCTCAATTGCTTGTGGAGTGTCCCAATGAAAGAGAGTTACATAAGGCTGTATACCTGTACATTTCAAAGCAAAATTAATATGAGAAAACTAAAGTGCATGTGAAACGTTTTGTATGAGAGTTtggaaaatgcttttcaaattttcGAAATTCAAGCAAAGTAAGATTGCCCCTGCATTTACCATGGCCACTTCAAGATTCTTATTTTTAGTCGGTAACATTATTATGAAACACAGTCatggaggaaaaggaaagggttATAACCATTTTTTATGAGCTCATCGATGAGATTGTTGTAAAACTGGATCCCTTCTTCGTTTATTCCAGCACTTAGTCTGCCATCTGATGAATTCAATTCGattattgaaaaatcaaagtaagGAAAAATGTGGGACTTCGAAATTCGAGACGCGTCCCATCCTCGTGAATTAAAAAGGAATGAGATGTAgggtaaaaacaaaagaaaacacttaCGTGGTAATACCCTAGACCAAGAAATAGAGAATCTGAAAGCATCCATTCCCATTCCCCTCATTCTTTGCACATCTTCCTATAACATTTTGTGTGTAAAATATATCAACAAGTGTAATGGTGACCAGATCCACAAAAggcaactaaaagaaaaataagatgaacATCGTACCTTATAGCGATTATAGAAATCAACTGCCACCTTTGCATTGCTATGGTCACTTATCCTCTCTGCAATTTTTCAGAATTTGTTCTTAGATtcctttgaatttatattatttgataaaaatcatatttacatCTTTAATTTGCACGCACTTTCTCCCCCTAACCCCAAAAGTcaccttctttctttcctttttctctcttcttttggatttaatagACAAATTAATACACTATGGTTTTAGGCAGGCCATCAACATGCTGGCAGGTGACTCCTTGAGAGATTTATATTCGTTGTTCTAGTTAGGAAAGCATTGTAACGAACTCCTGCATTGAATAAAGAGATACCTGGATGCTCCTCGATGAAGGTGTCCCATATATTCGGCCCTTTGCCTCTCCTGTTTGTTTCACCTTCAAACTGCATATAATTTAAACGTTATCAGAGACCAAACAATTGAGGCGTTTCTCTCTTCGACCAGAGTACTTGAAGCAATGTTGTACCTGGTAAGCTGACGAAGAAGATCCAAAAACGAAACCATCTGGGAAAGAATTACGACTCAACTGGGCAATACTTCCCATGATATACACTAAGTCTTTGTTGAACAGCCTTGCAGAAGGGCAATAAAAGCTTGAGCAGCACTAAAGATTGTTGGGTGATCAGAATAAAGAATGTATAGTGAGAtagcagtgaaaaataaataaatgaacgtATGAAGTATGGATTTTGTAAGAACATCGACATGCCAgagcctatttataggcatcatTTTGAAAGGTTATTCTCAACAACCAAGGATAATTGTggtcaattattattatttgtttcaattgaccgatcaatgaaaattcaatttggaacTTCTAATTGGATAAGGATATTTGTCATTTGAGGAATTCATGGTGTTCAAACAAGCTCCCAACTTAAGATTCCGTGCTCTAATTGCACTGTGAAGCCTAGCAATTGTACTTGAAGCTTGCTGAGAAAATTCAGCTACCGGATCGTCAACATAAGAATTTTCAAcgactttaattttcttgtctgATGGCAATGAAGCCAAGCGAAAGTTGAAGGGTTTCCAGCCCAAGAAGagtttttaaatgatatgtTGACCTTTCGCATTCAGACATGAAGGATATTCCGAGctacaaaaaaacattaccaaTCACGTGCTAGAAATTTTGCATGAaacaattttcatttccttACGCTGAATCAGCCAAGTCAAGCACAATACATGATCTTTAACCAAAAGCCTAGGAGAGTAACCAATTACGATCAATCTCTAAGATGACCTTTCTTCAATCCCAAACTGACAACCATCTCTAAATCGTGCAAGAAATGCTTTGAAGCGATCAACTAGTCATCAGCCTGGAATTCATTTGGCTTTGAAGCCATCAACTAGTCATCAGCCTGGAATTCAATTTTACAGCTGTctgtaatttattttccaagaaaGTTTATCCGCGCGAAAACTTCAACTTGATTAGGAGAAAGAAACTGCGTTTTGCTTCTATCGGAATTCAAGCATCCTCTTCAAGCCTCCAACGAATTCCTTAACAATTAGCGTTATTAGATTACCATTTTTATCATACTATCCCCCATTATCTAGGCACGATTAAACACAGAATACAAATCACACCACAGTATAGTGCCTCAAGTTCACGTAATTATTGTCATTGTACTTCATTATTGAGATTTCCGAACATTTGCAAGATGCTtatagaccttttttttttttagttgaaaggtTGTCGGTAGGAAACCTGTAATTCTGCTACCATGCATTGCTCCATATACGAGGATTATAAATAGGAGctgtataaaatatataggtgtatctttaatttatttctttatagtaATCGagtagaattaaattaaaagagcaCCATTAAGAAGATAGTGACCGAAGGAACAAAAACTTACAACATAAGTATCTAAAAGAAGgagcaaaaaaatgaaaatcaaactaattaGTCTAGTTCAAGATACGTTCAAGACTTCTAGTCTGATCAGAACCTGTGTAACTAAAGTTTCTAACTGAGAATTTCAACCAGAAGGCCAAACGTTGAAAGGtaagataaaaaatcacatcCCAATTATAGACCTTGGACTCGAAGATAACTCGATTGCGAACTAACTAGATAGATCAATAAAAGTCTTTGCATAGAAGAATAATATCCCGACACTGAAAATTGCCTCTCATCGACCTGTACCAttcttgaagattttgtttAGGGTCCCTAGATAGACAACTTAAACACCAGAACCAATGCATGAATCTACCCTAAAAATTCCACGAAATAGTACAGTGATTGAATAGATGATTACTAGTCCAAATCTCCtcacaataaaaaggaaaacgaGCATCCTCATAATTAACAATCCCCCTCTCAGCTAAAAAACCCCTAGCGTTGAGACTAGCATTAAGCAGGAGCCATATGAACACATCAATTTTAGGAGGTGCAAAACCTttccaaagcaaaacaaaaaaagaaggagcCCCTGAAGCAGACAGGCTATCTAGAAATTTGCAACACTGAATAAGTGTTGGAACTATCAAATTTACATGCCTTACTATCTTCACCTCCAGAAAAAACTAAACCACGCTCCACCCCTGCAATTAAAATTTCCCGCGTACAAAGCTCGCGAGACCTCAGATTCCTCCTCCATCCAAGTCAAGCTCACCGAATTATCAATCGGGCTATACACATTTGCATGGCTAACTAATTGCTGCAGAGAAAGATTAAATAGTCtaggaaataaattatgaagaggAGCTGGAGTACCTAGCCAAGAATCGATCCAAGACCAAATGTTACTGTCATCACCTACCTTGAACCCAATGCTTGAATTAAGTCGAACGGCTATGCTTTCTCTTGTGGAGAAAGTCAAAACAATGCCACGCCATGTTGGAGAAAGAGAAACCGCAAACACAGGAAGCCCATTTTTGTGGCGTGCACGGCGTCGATTGGCAGATATGTCTCCAAAGTGTGTTGGAAAggggttttggatttaatcataaaattatgattataagattCAGGAGTCGcaacctagtattatggtcgtTAGAAAACttaatggtctgcgagagtccgGGTATTATGGTcgttggatttttgacagtatattcttgaaggaggagagccctgttgagaagggaaatttgaaatttgaggagaaaagcccaaatttggatgtttatggacttaattggatttttaaatgaatttataggagatttgattgtaagaaaaattgatttttaagtcaatttgggctttaattagaagaaatttaagttctggggccaaaatatatttttaggaatttattaggtcaaatcaggggcctaattgcataaatattgaagtttaagggccaattggggacttaattgagaaaatccgaaaccagggaccaaattggaagaggcgcgtaaatggaggggctgcaaTTATTCGGTTTagggggcctaattgaagaaattgaaagtttaatggccaattagggatgaaattgcataaatccgagaccaaggaccatattgcaaaaggcgcgtAACTTTGGGGCCGAAGGTGAAGTTATGTCGGGACTAAATTGCATCCAATCagaagttttagggtcaattagggaataatattgaacgaaattgaaagtcggaggactaaattgaaaattggcaaagaaatccctatttttatcaaaacggcaccgttttgcactttaaaaaaaaaaaaaaaaaagagagaaggggcaggaaccaggcgacgcgtcgcccggtactgttcactgtcttccccgccgagctgcccgagtggccgacttccaggcgtgtttgctgcctcgtttggcccccaaaTCCGACAACGCATGCACCAACATGTCCACCTGGAACCCATTTATCCTGGGGAGTGGTCCGGTCGGGTCAAAAAGGTTTGGAACAGCTCTGTTTTTTGGCCCAAATCGtgcacctcgggcagtctgcaaatttggcagttcgaggtgcacactttgaaccaacggtttgaATTACTCAAGGCGAATCAAGGGCTGGGACGTTTTTCCCATTGAAGACGAGATTACCCTCTGTCCGGCCCTATAAATAGGatcaattttcatgctcaaaGGGTTGGCAAAAGGGAGCTCAAAGTTGGCACAAAATAAGCTTTTCCTGCCCGGTTTCCTGCAACCAGCCCTcatttccagtttcttttccCAAACCAGAGCAGCCTCCTCTGCATTCCCCCATCTCCCTTTTACTCGCCCCTCTCTTTGACAGAACAGGATCCCCTCACTCTCTCATTTTCCATCACAGCAGCCCCATTTCCCTTCCGGCAGCCAGCAACAAGGGACAACCCCTCTCCTGCAAAGCTAAACCGGGGCAGCCCCCTCCCTTTCCTCTCATTCTCTTCCAGCAGTCCCAAAGAAACACTATCCCCTCTCCCTCCCATCAACACAACGCCAGCAACAGATCTTCACCTCAGCTTCTCCTTCACCGCAGCTTCAACAGCCCCAGCAACGCCTTCCGCGGCCTACTCAGCAGTGACAGCCTCCACAGGAGCAAGCCTCTGCCTTCCAGCTTCTTCACCGGCCAACAGCAGTCCTCCTTCCTCCAGCGACGCCCAGCAGCAACCGGAGTAGCAGCTCCTTCCTCAGTCACACCAACAGCTCCAGCCgagagctttccttctcctctgcaggaatcTGCTCCTGTTTCTTCCAGCCGGGACTAGTGCACGCCAGTGAAGCCACCAGCCTCCACCACAGCACCGCCGACATACCAGCAACGCACCGCCTCCTCCATGCCAGGTGCTCTTCTTCCCCCCCTCTTTATACATCGGTTTGGTGCttcccctgcatgcagaacgaacagcgttctgcatgcaggaagggggggaaaataattcccccctttggtttttaattatgCTGGGCCAGATTGGTTCTGGCCCAGCAATATGGTTTCCTTCTGTGGGCCGGACTGATCCTAGCCCAGCCCTACTGGCTGGGCTGGTTCCGGCCCATGATAAAACAGATTTTGTTTGGGCCGAGATTGACCAAATGCCTCTTggcccgagatcggcccaacacattttggggctgagtccggcccagttcgttgggccggcccagcccaacccaattatatattatatactatGTATATTGTATTGTGTTTTGCATTATTTATAtctagatatatatatagaaaaattaattaatttcttcgaaaattattccaaaaaatatgtgattttctgcaagtttattactgtattttgatcaatatcggtttgtatttttatactgtaaagatacaaatccggtattcaaatacccggttttcgtcaagacataaaaaataaataaaatattttaaaaatgttttgttttcatgcatacggcctagtctctccaatatatatatataaatattataacatcatatttttcacacaacaaagaaaatttcaaaacaatatatgtataagcatgcattttggctttaataaccagtttattcaagccatgagaactaggccaatatttcaaaaattctaaaaaatcttttgtcttcttttagtacatgggattacgaatttatacgtaagacgtattcctgatattaaaaatatggtttttcatagacgttagaacggttaggttttacccgataagataaggacctccttattgaggaggacttttcttgaaccatagacggaccaacatacatagacgttagaaggattaggttttacccgataagataaggacctccttattgaggaggacttttcttgaaccatagacggaccagcaactaggaaacacaacgagaccttgaattttattagacaaataaacaatgcagcttaccttaggtagggcgtatttggggtgctaataccttccctttacgcaaccagtccccgtacccaatctctgagaccagttagggttcctagtgaccaaaatactaggtggcgactcccattccattttcctaccaacaaaagacaatattttcttgtctccccacatttgccagatagataccatacacaTTTCCTAGATTTTAAAAGTGGaattttcgccgcgacgccgcgcacccgcgacagaatggcgactccactggggaccttgtggactaagctttgtttttgtctgatttgttttttgttgttttcgtgtgtttttaatatacctttccttttgttatctgcttatatgctttaaatttttttttttttttttttacacatattgttcatgcatttgtatagaactgtctcatgcatcttatagaactgtcacatgcatcacatactttttgagaagcacacacaaaGCTTTAAGCTAGGAGGGggattagcgatctgccctatgactattggtcagggttcagatgcgtgaaacacccaactcatatctgagtgcctgcttggtaatggtgggtatacttaccttaactgttccttgcaacgcccccatactgtctttacgaagaacgtcactgggcagatatgagacccttttaaagaccagatagaaaacctacccattctcacctaataattagaacttgtccttaggatatctatcttatgttcatttgcatcatgtttaataatgttaaaatcatcaatccaggttttgaaccaaatcatgactaagtacctatctttccaagagtttgggcaagaatctgagttgactcaagtagCTGAAGGAAAATGCCCAAGAATCGATGCTAGTAGGTTGCCTTGCATTACTAAGATAAATCACATGGTAAATGACTTGGGGAAGTTAGTGTCTATTATGGAATACATTGATGAGACTATTTTTGAAAGGCGATATGGGAGAATTGCACAGCTAATGAGGTTACCCGTACAAGCAGCAGCAATCAAAGCCCTACTGAATTTTTGGGATCCTAGTTATCGGAGTTTTACCTTTGGGAACATTGATATGACACCGACTTTGGAGGAATATGAAAGGATTCTAGATTTTCCAAACAACAGCCACAGGATCTATCTAAGGCGAAGATTTGAGGACACAGCTTCGGAGGTAGTCAGTTTATTAGGCTTGGGAAAGATCAGTCAATGTAGAGTCGCCGAGGGGGGTTTCAAATGGAAGGTCATAGAAGcccgaatgaagaaaaatgctgAAGAAGGCAAGTTAGGAGAGGAACGATACAGGTTGGTGGCCTTCGCCATTTTTGGGCTAGTATTGTTCCCTTCCGAAATCGGAGTCATCAGTTTGGAAGCAGCAAGTGTCTTCATAGAATACGAGCGTGACCAGATCAATCCTTCATCAGCTATTTTGGGAGAAACCATGTTATCACTCAATCACTGCAGAATGCATGGAAAAGGAGCCATGAGATGTTGCACCCCTATGTTGTATTTATGGATTATCAGTCATATCGAAACACCAAGGGAcatttttaacaacttttggTGGTTTGACCTACGACCGTTAAAGGTTACCATGGATGAGACTTGGAAGAATTGGGATGAGAAAGCATGGATAGATAAATATGCAGCATTGCCAAGGAGCAACTTCAAATGGAAAGCACCATGGATGAACAATGCCATCTGCACAATGAGCTGTGGAAATAAGATATGGGTTCCCTTGATTGGTATAACCGGGTACATCAGTTACGCGCCCGCCCTAGTAACAAGACAGTTGGGTGGAATGCAGTACGCGCCAAGAACTCTGGGTTTAGCTGATTTCATCGGTTTATTCAAGCACCAACCCTTCCTCGAAGAAATGGAGCTTATCCGACAAGATTGGGAAAGACCCCTGATGGTAAAAAGGGAAGAAGGGAGCACATTTGAAACATCATTCAGCCAGAATTATGCTGTTTGGAGGAATGAAGAGCTTTCTGAAGAAAGGGGTTTCTCCATACCAAAACATCCAGAATCCGCAATAGAGcaaccaaaaaggaaaaggactgaTATTGAGGAAGAGCTGAGAAAGCAGCTAGAACAATGTAGAATTGATCTCAGCAAGAGCAAAGGGCAGCTGCGActgttagaaaatcaattagaggAAGAAAACACGA is a window encoding:
- the LOC7472983 gene encoding beta-glucosidase 12, which codes for MGSIAQLSRNSFPDGFVFGSSSSAYQFEGETNRRGKGPNIWDTFIEEHPERISDHSNAKVAVDFYNRYKEDVQRMRGMGMDAFRFSISWSRVLPHGRLSAGINEEGIQFYNNLIDELIKNGIQPYVTLFHWDTPQAIEDKYGGLLSPNILIDFRDFVELCFQRFGDRVKHWITLNEPFMFSVNGYDTGTLAPGRISTLENYPGQPKISGATEVYIVTHHLLLAHATAVKVYKEKYQTCQGGKIGITLVSHWFEPYSTSESDRMATERSLDFMLGWYMDPLTKGDYPQNMHDYVGGRLPRFSEEESKMLRGSYDFIGVNYYTTYYAQNVEDVDYKNIGFMEDARVNWPGERNGIPIGPQAGSSWLYIYPEGIRHLLNYIKDAYENPTIYITENGVDDVNSSSLEEALNDAIREQYYKDIFHNVLKSINDHGVDVKGFFAWSFLDDFEWGSGYGSRFGLFYIDYENNLKRYAKNSVKWFKQFLKKDESTQLNDNIKSKSRMEEASARSRKKSRID